The Rutidosis leptorrhynchoides isolate AG116_Rl617_1_P2 unplaced genomic scaffold, CSIRO_AGI_Rlap_v1 contig513, whole genome shotgun sequence genome has a window encoding:
- the LOC139884171 gene encoding probable amidase At4g34880, which produces MGFLFSLSLALLSLSFLTTPVPASEFTFHEATIESIHLAFAQNRLTSRQLVDFYLDRIQTLNPSLRCVLEVNPDALAQADEADRLRVAAAGGSGTLGDLHGIPVLLKDSIGTDDKMNTTAGSYALLGARVPRDAFVVERLRSAGAVILGKASMSEWYSLRSPQMPRGWCARGGQGVNPYVKSVNPCGSSTGSAIAVAANMVTVSLGTETDSSIICPADHNSVVGFKPTVGLTSRAGVMLISPSQDSIGPMSRTVSDAVHVLDAIVGFDPRDEATEEAAKFIPMGGYKQFLREDGLNGKRLGIVRHPFSDYKGATAASIFDQHLMTFRSKGATLVDNLEIENIDIILKPSRNGEMTVLRAQFKHYINEYLGGLSNSPVKSLAEVIAFNSNNPDLEKMEKYNQDGLIAAQMTSILDDDVVKAQHRMKKLSEEGFEKLMKENELDAMVTLGSNAATIPAFGGYPVLTVPAGYDDNGMPFGICFGGLKGSEAKLIEIAYSFELATGMRKPPLSFSTEFHYPYYEQSYGTM; this is translated from the exons ATGGGTTTCCTCTTCTCGCTCTCCCTCGCTCTCCTCTCCCTCTCCTTCCTCACAACCCCCGTCCCTGCTTCTGAGTTCACCTTCCACGAGGCCACCATCGAGTCCATCCACCTCGCCTTCGCCCAGAACAGGCTCACCTCCCGCCAGCTCGTCGACTTCTACCTGGACCGAATCCAGACCCTGAACCCCTCCCTCCGCTGCGTCCTGGAGGTCAACCCCGACGCCCTCGCCCAGGCCGACGAGGCCGACCGGCTGCGGGTAGCGGCCGCCGGCGGCAGCGGGACCCTGGGGGATCTGCACGGGATCCCCGTCCTGCTCAAGGACAGCATCGGGACCGACGACAAGATGAACACCACCGCCGGATCGTACGCGCTGCTGGGGGCCCGCGTCCCGAGGGACGCCTTCGTGGTGGAGAGGCTGAGGAGCGCCGGGGCTGTGATTCTGGGCAAGGCGAGCATGAGCGAGTGGTACTCGCTCCGGTCCCCGCAGATGCCCAGGGGCTGGTGCGCTCGAGGTGGACAGGGCGTG AATCCTTATGTGAAGTCAGTAAACCCATGTGGTTCCAGCACTGGCTCAGCAATAGCAGTGGCTGCAAACATGGTTACTGTGTCATTAGGGACTGAAACTGATAGTTCCATCATCTGCCCAGCTGATCACAATTCAGTTGTCGGTTTCAAGCCCACGGTTGGACTCACTAGTCGGGCAGGTGTTATGTTGATTTCACCAAGCCAAGACTCAATCGG GCCCATGAGCAGAACTGTGTCTGATGCAGTCCATGTGCTTGATGCGATAGTTGGATTTGATCCAAGGGATGAAGCTACAGAGGAAGCAGCCAAATTCATACCAATGGGCGGCTACAAGCAGTTTCTTAGGGAAGATGGTCTTAACGGAAAAAGATTGGGCATAGTAAGACATCCTTTTTCAGACTATAAGGGAGCCACTGCTGCTTCGATTTTTGATCAACATCTTATGACTTTCAG GAGCAAGGGTGCAACATTAGTGGATAATTTGGAGATTGAAAACATTGACATCATCCTGAAACCATCTCGGAATGGTGAAATGACTGTCCTGCGAGCTCAGTTCAAGCATTACATAAATGAATACTTAGGAGGATTGAGCAACTCTCCGGTGAAGTCACTAGCAGAAGTTATTGCCTTCAACTCCAACAATCCAGATTTG GAGAAGATGGAAAAGTATAATCAGGATGGGTTAATTGCAGCACAGATGACTAGCATACTTGACGACGATGTTGTCAAGGCACAACATAGGATGAAAAAGTTGTCCGAAGAGGGATTTGAAAAACTAATGAAGGAAAATGAGTTGGACGCTATGGTGACACTAGGTTCAAATGCTGCCACAATTCCGGCATTTGGAGGCTATCCAGTGCTGACTGTTCCTGCTGGCTATGATGACAATGGAATGCCATTTGGGATTTGCTTTGGGGGATTGAAGGGATCAGAAGCCAAGTTGATTGAGATAGCTTATTCTTTTGAACTAGCCACGGGGATGCGTAAACCTCCTCTTTCATTTTCTACTGAATTTCACTATCCGTACTATGAGCAAAGCTATGGAACCATGTGA
- the LOC139884173 gene encoding probable amidase At4g34880, which translates to MTSLFSLSLAVLSFLTTAVAASEFTFHEATIESIHLAFAQNRLTSRQLVDFYLDRIQTLNPSLRCVLEVNPDALHQADEADRLRAAAAGGNGTLGVLHGIPVLLKDSMGTDDKMNTTAGSYALLGARVARDAFVVERLRSAGAVILGKASMSEWYWLRSSEIPDGWCARGGQGLNPYVKSGNPCGSSSGSAIAVAANMVAVSLGTETDGSIICPADHNSVVGFKPTVGVTSRAGVIPLSPRQDSIGPISRTVSDAIHVLDAVVGFDPRDEATGEAAKFIPMGGYKQFLREDGLKGKRLGIVRKPFSDSFKGATAASTFDQHLLTLRNNGATIVDNLEIENVDIILNPSESGEMALLLAEFKHTLNEYLGGLSDSLVKSLAEVIAFNSNNPDLEKMEEYGQDGLIAAQMTNILDEEVVKTERMVKKLSEEGFEKLMKENELDAMVTLGADAATILAIGGYPALTVPAGYDDNGMPYGICFGGLKGSEAKLIEIAYSFEQATRIRKPPLSFSFEFHNQSLNCRSSPDSDEWFSAFLFLAKLSLFTVELSSGLI; encoded by the exons ATGACTTCCCTCTTCTCACTCTCACTCGCTGTCCTCTCCTTCCTGACGACCGCCGTCGCCGCTTCCGAGTTCACCTTCCACGAGGCCACCATCGAGTCCATCCACCTCGCCTTCGCCCAGAACAGGCTCACCTCCCGCCAGCTCGTCGACTTCTACCTGGACCGAATCCAGACCCTGAACCCCTCCCTCCGCTGCGTCCTGGAGGTCAACCCCGACGCCCTCCATCAGGCCGACGAGGCCGACCGGCTGCGGGCGGCGGCCGCCGGCGGCAACGGGACCCTGGGGGTTTTGCACGGGATCCCCGTCCTGCTCAAGGACAGCATGGGGACCGACGACAAGATGAACACCACCGCCGGGTCGTACGCGCTGCTGGGGGCTCGCGTCGCGAGGGACGCCTTCGTGGTGGAGAGGTTGCGGAGCGCCGGGGCTGTGATTCTGGGCAAGGCGAGTATGAGCGAGTGGTACTGGCTCCGGTCCTCGGAGATTCCCGATGGCTGGTGCGCTCGAGGTGGACAGGGCTTG AATCCTTATGTGAAGTCGGGCAACCCATGTGGCTCCAGCAGTGGCTCAGCAATAGCAGTGGCTGCAAACATGGTTGCTGTGTCATTAGGGACTGAGACTGATGGTTCCATCATCTGCCCAGCTGATCATAATTCGGTTGTTGGTTTCAAGCCCACGGTTGGAGTTACTAGTCGGGCAGGCGTTATTCCACTTTCACCACGCCAAGACTCAATTGG GCCCATAAGCAGAACTGTGTCGGATGCAATCCATGTACTTGATGCAGTAGTTGGATTTGATCCAAGGGATGAAGCTACAGGGGAAGCAGCCAAATTCATACCAATGGGTGGTTACAAGCAGTTTCTTAGGGAAGATGGTCTTAAGGGAAAAAGATTGGGCATAGTAAGAAAACCCTTTTCAGACTCTTTTAAGGGAGCCACTGCTGCTTCGACTTTTGATCAACATCTTCTAACTTTGAG GAACAATGGTGCAACTATAGTGGATAATTTGGAGATTGAAAACGTTGACATCATCCTGAATCCATCTGAGAGTGGTGAAATGGCTCTACTGCTAGCTGAGTTCAAGCATACTCTAAATGAATACTTAGGAGGATTGAGCGACTCCCTGGTGAAGTCACTAGCAGAAGTTATTGCCTTCAACTCCAACAATCCTGATTTG GAGAAGATGGAAGAGTATGGGCAGGATGGATTAATTGCAGCACAGATGACAAACATACTTGATGAGGAAGTTGTCAAGACAGAACGTATGGTGAAAAAGTTGTCCGAAGAGGGATTTGAAAAACTAATGAAGGAAAACGAGTTGGATGCTATGGTGACACTAGGTGCAGATGCTGCCACAATTCTGGCAATTGGAGGCTATCCAGCGCTTACTGTTCCCGCTGGATATGATGACAATGGAATGCCATATGGAATTTGCTTTGGGGGATTGAAGGGATCGGAAGCCAAGTTGATTGAGATTGCCTATTCTTTTGAACAAGCCACGAGGATTCGTAAACCTCCTCTTTCATTTTCTTTTGAATTTCACAATCA gagTCT GAATTGCAGATCCTCTCCTGATTCTGATGAGTGGTTCTCGGCTTTTCTTTTTCTTGCTAAATTAAGTCTGTTCACTGTTGAGCTAAGTTCTGGACTCATCTGA
- the LOC139884170 gene encoding LOW QUALITY PROTEIN: probable amidase At4g34880 (The sequence of the model RefSeq protein was modified relative to this genomic sequence to represent the inferred CDS: inserted 1 base in 1 codon; substituted 1 base at 1 genomic stop codon), with protein MHCAKLIERTESVRRSHGLLPVLHGIPILLKDNIATKDKMNTTAGSFALLGSVVPRDAGVVARLRSAGTVLLGKASLSEWAHYRFSGAHSGWCARSGQGKNPYNLSADPWGSSSGSAISVAANMGAVSLGTETDGSILGPSSSNSVVGIKPTVGLTSRSGVVPLAPRQDTVGPICRTVADAVNVLDVIVGFDPYDAEATREASKYIPRGGYNQFLKADGLRGKRLGIVRKLYYSRSGSQVAKAFESHLNTLRKQGAVLLDHLELANIDEIFYDSGEDAAMSAEFKLALNTYLQDLVISPVRSLTDVIEFSNKHKHVEKINEFGQDLFLTAPATNGIDEAVKSAWRNMDRLSXDGLEKLMKQNQLDALVTPXSSNQPVLAIGGFPGINVPAGYDEEGVPFGICFGGLRGSEPTLIEIAYGFEQATKIRRPPSFMQGSR; from the exons ATGCACTGCGCCAAGCTGATAGAGCGGACCGAGAGCGTAAGGCGAAGCCATGGCTTGCTCCCTGTCTTGCACGGGATCCCTATACTGCTCAAGGATAACATAGCCACCAAAGACAAGATGAACACCACGGCGGGCTCATTCGCACTTCTCGGGTCGGTTGTGCCTCGTGATGCTGGTGTGGTGGCTCGGCTGAGGAGCGCTGGAACTGTGTTGTTGGGAAAGGCGAGCTTAAGCGAGTGGGCTCACTATCGTTTTTCTGGTGCACACAGTGGATGGTGTGCCAGGAGCGGTCAGGGAAAG AATCCATACAATCTATCAGCGGATCCTTGGGGGTCAAGTAGTGGGTCGGCCATATCCGTGGCAGCGAACATGGGGGCGGTGTCGTTGGGAACAGAGACGGACGGCTCAATCTTGGGTCCCTCCAGTTCTAACTCAGTGGTGGGCATCAAACCCACCGTTGGCTTGACGAGCCGAAGTGGGGTGGTCCCGCTCGCTCCCAGACAAGACACTGTTGG GCCAATATGCAGGACAGTTGCAGATGCCGTCAATGTCCTCGATGTCATTGTAGGATTTGATCCTTATGATGCCGAAGCTACGAGAGAAGCATCAAAGTACATCCCGAGAGGGGGCTACAACCAATTTCTTAAAGCCGATGGGCTCAGAGGCAAGAGACTTGGAATCGTTAGAAAACTTTACTACTCTCGCTCTGGATCTCAGGTCGCCAAAGCATTTGAGAGCCATCTTAACACACTGAG GAAACAGGGTGCAGTATTGTTGGACCACTTGGAACTAGCCAACATCGATGAAATTTTTTATGATAGTGGTGAAGATGCAGCGATGTCGGCGGAGTTCAAGCTAGCCCTGAATACTTACCTTCAAGATTTGGTCATCTCACCAGTCCGATCCCTCACAGATGTCATTGAATTCAGCAACAAGCACAAGCACGTG GAGAAGATCAATGAGTTTGGACAGGACTTGTTCCTCACAGCGCCAGCCACAAACGGGATTGACGAGGCTGTGAAATCAGCATGGCGAAACATGGACAGATTGAGCTGAGACGGGCTTGAGAAGCTGATGAAGCAGAACCAGTTGGATGCATTGGTGACTC CGTCATCTAATCAGCCGGTTCTTGCGATCGGAGGATTCCCAGGAATAAACGTGCCTGCTGGGTATGACGAGGAAGGAGTGCCCTTTGGGATTTGCTTCGGGGGCTTGAGAGGCTCTGAGCCTACCCTCATTGAAATTGCTTATGGGTTCGAGCAAGCCACCAAGATCAGGAGGCCACCTTCGTTCATGCAGGGATCGCGATGA
- the LOC139884174 gene encoding eukaryotic translation initiation factor 4B3-like, whose protein sequence is MAAIVSPWGAKPGAWALDSEEHEDELLQQQKSDAASGGPAAAAAAAAPLADFPSLSAAATKPKKKKGQAIPLAEFHTKRAVPKYEPSKGLTREDLLMLPTGPRERSAEELDRSRLGGGFKSYGPGRYGSNNSGEDSSNSRWGSSRVSDDSGRQGGFGRDDSRESLTSRADEVDDWSSMKKSTAGNGFEKRERGAFFSSQSKADESDSWVSNKSSEPRRFGGEVGRERRAFSRAGFEGSNGGGADADRWGRRKEDEGNEGGFGSGADADKWGKRKEDEGSFGSSRPRLNLQPRTVAVSDGAGSGSGAVSKPKASSPFGEARPREEVLKGKGQDWKEIDEKLDTMKIKEVETGDKGDGYFGRRSFGSGNGRANLQEDKTEGRWKKNDSNEVTVAPSPRWYSFRPFKRKLESVVLLIMAWFHWLGSIGCASFLPSWGNSEEYESFIHDDLLSLASASTKGANEVRQAKQLVGYCKAADLLIRKWCFSIRIEVLLFRWSKVMDIMADNKSVENDDIGDDIGDDIGVEGN, encoded by the exons ATGGCGGCAATCGTCTCCCCCTGGGGCGCCAAGCCCGGCGCGTGGGCCCTCGACTCCGAGGAGCACGAGGACGAGCTCCTCCAGCAGCAGAAATCTGACGCCGCCAGCGGCGGCCccgcggcggcggcggcggcggcggcgccGCTTGCCGACTTCCCCTCCCTCTCCGCCGCGGCCACCAAGCCTAAGAAAAAGAAGGGCCAGGCCATCCCGCTGGCCGAGTTCCACACAAAGCGCGCTGTTCCCAAATATGAACCGTCCAAGGGCCTCACGCGCGAGGATCTCCTGATGCTGCCCACCGGCCCGCGCGAGCGGTCCGCGGAGGAGCTGGACCGGAGCCGTCTCGGCGGGGGCTTCAAATCGTACGGCCCTGGACGCTATGGATCGAACAATTCCGGGGAGGACTCCTCGAACTCGCGGTGGGGCTCGTCTAGGGTTTCGGACGATTCGGGGAGGCAAGGAGGGTTCGGTAGGGACGATAGCAGGGAGTCCTTGACCTCGCGGGCTGATGAGGTCGATGACTGGTCTAGTATGAAGAAATCGACGGCGGGAAATGGTTTTGAGAAAAGAGAGAGGGGGGCGTTCTTCAGTTCGCAGTCGAAAGCTGATGAATCGGATAGTTGGGTGTCGAATAAGAGTTCTGAGCCACGGCGGTTCGGCGGTGAAGTGGGCAGAGAGAGGAGAGCGTTTAGCAGAGCGGGTTTTGAGGGTTCTAATGGCGGGGGCGCAGATGCTGATAGATGGGGCAGAAGGAAGGAAGATGAGGGTA ACGAGGGTGGTTTTGGCAGCGGCGCAGATGCTGATAAATGGGGCAAGAGGAAGGAAGACGAGGGTAGTTTTGGGAGTTCAAGGCCCAGGCTGAATTTACAGCCCAGGACGGTGGCTGTTAGTGATGGGGCAGGGTCAGGTTCTGGTGCAGTGTCAAAGCCGAAAGCATCAAGCCCCTTTGGAGAGGCGAGGCCGAGAGAGGAGGTGTTGAAGGGAAAGGGGCAGGACTGGAAGGAGATTGATGAGAAGTTGGATACAATGAAGATTAAAGAAGTGGAGACAGGGGATAAGGGAGATGGGTATTTTGGGAGGAGGAGCTTTGGGAGTGGAAATGGAAGGGCCAATTTACAAGAGGACAAGACCGAGGGGAGGTGGAAGAAGAATGATTCCAATGAGGTCACCGTGGCACCTTCCCCAAG ATGGTATAGTTTTAGACCATTCAAAAGGAAGTTAGAGAGCGTGGTTCTTTTGATTATGGCTTGGTTCCATTGGCTTGGTTCCATTGGCTGTGCCAG CTTCTTGCCGTCTTGGGGAAACTCTGAAGAATATGAGAGCTTCATTCATGATGACTTATTGTCTTTAGCATCTGCCTCTACAAAAGGCGCAAAT GAAGTCAGACAGGCAAAGCAACTAGTTGGTTATTGTAAAGCTGCGGATCTCTTAATTCGAAAGTGGTGTTTCTCTATTCGTATAGAAGTACTTTTGTTTCGTTGGTCAAAAGTTATGGATATCATGGCAGACAATAAGAG CGTCGAGAATGATGACATTGGAGATGACATTGGAGATGACATTGGAGTCGAAGGAAACTAA